From Arcobacter arenosus:
TATCTATTCAATCAGAGTGTCCAATTGGTTTAATTGGGGATGATATTCAAGCTGTAGCAAAAGTTCATAAAAAAGAGACTGGTAATCAAACTATTGCTGTTTCATGTGAAGGATTTAGAGGGGTTTCACAATCTCTTGGTCACCACATTGCAAACGATATGATTAGAGACCACGTTATGCCTGATGCATCATTTAGAAAAGATTTAGATTCTACTGATTATGATGTATCAATTATTGGGGATTATAATATTGGTGGAGATGCTTGGTCAACAAGAATTATCCTAGAAGAGATGGGATTAAGAGTTATTTCTCAATGGTCAGGTGATGCTACTTATAAAGAGATTGCAAATGGGCCAAAAGCGAAATTAAACTTACTTCACTGTTATAGATCTATGAACTATATTTCTAGACATATGGAACAAGAGTTTGGTATACCTTGGATGGAATACAACTTCTTTGGACCAAGTAAAACAACTGAGTCTATTAGAAAAATTGCTTCATTCTTCGATGAATCAATCCAAGAAAAAGCAGAAGCTGTAATTGCTAAATATACTAAGATGACTGATGAAGTTATTGCTAAATATAAGCCAAAATTAGAGGGTAAAAAAGTTATGCTTTATGTTGGTGGATTAAGACCAAGACACGTTATTGGTGCTTATGAAGATTTAGGAATGGAAGTTATTGGTACTGGTTATGAGTTCGCTCACGGTGATGATTATAAAAGAACAAAAGAAGACATCAAAAGATCTACAGTTATCTATGATGATGCTAACGAATATGAGTTAGAGCAATTTGTTAAAAAATTAAGACCAGACTTAGTTGCAGCTGGAGTAAAAGAGAAATATGTATTCCAAAAAATGGGATTACCATTTAGACAAATGCACTCTTGGGATTATTCTGGACCATACCATGGGTATGATGCGTTTGCAATTTTTGCAAAAGATATGGATTTAGCTATGAACTCTCCTGTTTGGGCTCATACTACAGCTCCATGGGAAAAAGAAGCGTAAGGAGAAGTGTGATGCAAGACGTAGAAAATATAGTAAACGGACAAAAATTATTCTTAAAACCTGAATATCAAGAAGTTTTAAAGAATAAAAAAGAATTTGAAGGGGCTGCTGGTGCGGTTGCTCCTGAAAAAGTAGCAGAGATTGCAGAGTGGACTAAATCTTGGGATTATAGAGAGAAAAACCTTGCAAGAGAAGCTATTACAGTAAATCCTGCAAAAGCATGTCAACCTTTAGGGGCTGTTATGGTAGGACTTGGTTTTGAAAACACTATGCCTTACGTACATGGTTCTCATGGATGTGTTGCATATTTTAGAACATATTTTACTAGACACTTTAAAGAACCAACTCCTTGTGTTTCTGACTCAATGTCTGAATCAGCAGCGGTTTTTGGTGGGTTAGCAAATATGAAAGATGGTTTAAGAAACTGTAACGCTTTATATAAGCCAGAAATGATTGCAGTATCTACAACTTGTATGGCAGAAGTTATTGGTGATGACTTAAATGCCTTTATTACAGGTGCTAGAGAAGATGCTGAGGGTGAATTAGATAATATCGAAATCCCTTATGCACATACTCCATCATTTGTGGGGTCTCATATTACAGGTTATGATAATATGATGAAATCTACTTTAGAACAGTTAAACCCAACTAGATCTGAAAGAGTAGAAGATGAAGAAAGAATTAATATCATTCCAGGTTTTGAACCATATTTAGGATCTTTAAGAGAAATCAAAAAAATCTCTAAATTATTTGGTGATAAAATTATTATGATTGGTGACCATGAAGAGCAATGGGATACTGGAGCTGGAAAATATTCTATGTATGCAGGTGGTACTTCAATTGCAGATGCTAAAACAGCAATTAATGCAAAAGCAACTATCTCTTTACAAAAATATTCAACAGTAGCAACTGCTAAAACTATTAAAAACAAATGGAAGCAAACTTATGAAACTTGTAACCCAATCGGTTTAAGTGGAACAGATGCATTTGTTATGAAATTAGCTGAATTAACTGGTAAAGATGTTCCTGAAGAATTAAAACTTCAAAGAGCTAGATTAGTTGATGCAATGCAAGATTCTTACCCATATATGCATGGTAAAAAAATTGCAATCTGGGGAGATCCTGATTTCTTATTAGGGATGGTTTCATTCTTAATTGAAATGGGTGCAATTCCAACTCATATCGTATGTCACAATGCTCCAAGAAAAGGTTGGGCTGAAGATATGGCAGCAATCATTGAGAAATCAAATGCAAAAGATGAAATCAATGTATGGCCAGGAAAAGACCTTTGGGCATTAAGATCATTATTATTCACAGAACCAGTTGACTTTATGATTGGTAACGTTTATGGTAAAGAGTTATATAGAGATACAAAAATTCCATTAATCAGAATTGGTTTCCCAATTTTTGATAGACATCACTTACACAGATACTCAATGAGTGGATATGAAGGTGCATTAAATCTATTAACATGGATTACAAATGGTATTTTAGATCAACTAGATGAAGAGACTAAAGATATTGCCGAAACAGATTACTTCTTCGATTCAGTAAGATAATCAAGATTTTAATCTAAAAATTAACTAGAGGGATTCCCTTCTAGTTTTTTTTAAACTACCGTTATATACTAAGATAAATAATGGTATGATTTTATTTCGAGCTTTGCTCTTTTTTTTTAATATATCGTTATATAAATAAGTATATAACAATAAGGAGAAACAATGGAATTTACTTCATCCCTTGCAATTTTAAATTCGCAAACCCCTTTTCTTCTTGAAAAAAGAATTAAACTTTTAAAAGAGATTGCAATTGTTGGGTCAATTTCAAAGGCAGCTAAAAATGTTCCAATGAGCTATAAAACAGCTTGGGAAGCTATTGATACTATAAATAATTTATGTCCTGAAAAAGTTGTAACAAAAGAAACAGGTGGAGTTGGTGGAGGTGGAGCAAAATTAACACCCTATGGAAAAAATCTGATAGAAACCTATGAAAAAGTTCAATATGAACATGAGAAGTTTTTAAAAACTCTCTCAAATTTGACAGATTTTAATACAGGGAGTTTAAAATCACTTCGAAGGATAAATATGCAATTAAGTACAAGAAATCAAATTCAAGGTGTCGTTGAGCTTATTAATAAAGGTGGTGTTAACTCAGAAGTTTTTATAAAACTAAAAAGTGGATATACACTTGTTGCAATTATTACTAATAGTGCAGTTGATTCACTAGATCTTCAAATAGAAGATGAGGTGACCTCTTTATTTAAATCAAGTTCGGTTTTAGTAACGACAGATTGTAGTTTAACAATTAGTGCTAGAAATAAACTACAAGGAAAAATTACAAATATAACTGATGGGGAAGTAAATTCAGAAGTTAGTATTGATATTGGTAATGGTGATATTGTTGCGGCAATAATTACTTCTGACTCTGTAAAAAGCCTTGGACTAAAGGTTTTTGATGAGGTTAGTGCAGTAATTAAAGCTAGTGATGTAATGATAGGTAAATAATAGAAAAAATAAAAGGAGAATAGATGAAAAAGGTTTTAATATTTGTGTTTTTAGGTTTGGTATCACTTTATGGTGAAAAGATAAATATAGCAGTTGCTGCAAATGTAAGTTATGCAATTGATGATTTAATAAAAGAGTTTAATAAAACAAATCCAGATACAGAAGTTCAAGTAACCTTAGGAAGTAGTGGAAAACTAACTGCTCAAATAAAAAATGGTGCTCCATACGATTTGTTTATGGCTGCAAATATGAAATATCCTGAAGCCCTTGAAAAAGATGGTATTGCAGTTACAAAGCCTATAGTTTATGCCCAAGGAAGTTTAGCAATACTAAGTGCAAAAAAAATTGATTTCTCAAAGGGCTTAGAACTTTTAAAGGAAGATAAAATAAAAAAAATAGCAATTGCAAACCCAAAAACAGCACCCTATGGGAAAGCAACTGTAGAAGCTTTAAAAAATGCGAATATTGATGTTTCTAAGAAATTTGTTTATGGTGAATCTATCTCTCAAACAGTAAGTTATGCAATTACAGCAGCTGATTTAGGTTTTATTGCAAAGTCTTCATTA
This genomic window contains:
- the nifD gene encoding nitrogenase molybdenum-iron protein alpha chain, giving the protein MGPETLESLQNEAIAEVLEAYPAKAAKNRAKHLGVDTPEGVKGACDKTRSNKQTVPGVMSQRGCAYAGSKGVVWGPIKDMIHISHGPIGCGQYSRGGRRNYYIGTTGVDTFVTMNFSTDFNEKDIVFGGDKKLKKALEEIDELFPLNNGVSIQSECPIGLIGDDIQAVAKVHKKETGNQTIAVSCEGFRGVSQSLGHHIANDMIRDHVMPDASFRKDLDSTDYDVSIIGDYNIGGDAWSTRIILEEMGLRVISQWSGDATYKEIANGPKAKLNLLHCYRSMNYISRHMEQEFGIPWMEYNFFGPSKTTESIRKIASFFDESIQEKAEAVIAKYTKMTDEVIAKYKPKLEGKKVMLYVGGLRPRHVIGAYEDLGMEVIGTGYEFAHGDDYKRTKEDIKRSTVIYDDANEYELEQFVKKLRPDLVAAGVKEKYVFQKMGLPFRQMHSWDYSGPYHGYDAFAIFAKDMDLAMNSPVWAHTTAPWEKEA
- the nifK gene encoding nitrogenase molybdenum-iron protein subunit beta, with amino-acid sequence MQDVENIVNGQKLFLKPEYQEVLKNKKEFEGAAGAVAPEKVAEIAEWTKSWDYREKNLAREAITVNPAKACQPLGAVMVGLGFENTMPYVHGSHGCVAYFRTYFTRHFKEPTPCVSDSMSESAAVFGGLANMKDGLRNCNALYKPEMIAVSTTCMAEVIGDDLNAFITGAREDAEGELDNIEIPYAHTPSFVGSHITGYDNMMKSTLEQLNPTRSERVEDEERINIIPGFEPYLGSLREIKKISKLFGDKIIMIGDHEEQWDTGAGKYSMYAGGTSIADAKTAINAKATISLQKYSTVATAKTIKNKWKQTYETCNPIGLSGTDAFVMKLAELTGKDVPEELKLQRARLVDAMQDSYPYMHGKKIAIWGDPDFLLGMVSFLIEMGAIPTHIVCHNAPRKGWAEDMAAIIEKSNAKDEINVWPGKDLWALRSLLFTEPVDFMIGNVYGKELYRDTKIPLIRIGFPIFDRHHLHRYSMSGYEGALNLLTWITNGILDQLDEETKDIAETDYFFDSVR
- a CDS encoding TOBE domain-containing protein — encoded protein: MEFTSSLAILNSQTPFLLEKRIKLLKEIAIVGSISKAAKNVPMSYKTAWEAIDTINNLCPEKVVTKETGGVGGGGAKLTPYGKNLIETYEKVQYEHEKFLKTLSNLTDFNTGSLKSLRRINMQLSTRNQIQGVVELINKGGVNSEVFIKLKSGYTLVAIITNSAVDSLDLQIEDEVTSLFKSSSVLVTTDCSLTISARNKLQGKITNITDGEVNSEVSIDIGNGDIVAAIITSDSVKSLGLKVFDEVSAVIKASDVMIGK
- the modA gene encoding molybdate ABC transporter substrate-binding protein; its protein translation is MKKVLIFVFLGLVSLYGEKINIAVAANVSYAIDDLIKEFNKTNPDTEVQVTLGSSGKLTAQIKNGAPYDLFMAANMKYPEALEKDGIAVTKPIVYAQGSLAILSAKKIDFSKGLELLKEDKIKKIAIANPKTAPYGKATVEALKNANIDVSKKFVYGESISQTVSYAITAADLGFIAKSSLYSSKMKKFEKNSNWVDVDPKLYTPINQGIVILSKAKSSKDTKAFYDFILGEKAKKIFKEFGYLVP